In the Juglans microcarpa x Juglans regia isolate MS1-56 chromosome 6D, Jm3101_v1.0, whole genome shotgun sequence genome, one interval contains:
- the LOC121235901 gene encoding glycerophosphodiester phosphodiesterase GDPD6 yields MEKRRVSAMAMAFSPCFSPLVFLLLIVGCTARPLYPLPSKVAEGTRKPLQTSRPYNIAHRGSNGEIPEETAPAYMRAIEEGADFIETDILSSKDGVLICFHDVTLDATTDIYQHKEFANRKRTYEVQGTNTTGFFTVDFTIKELKSLRVRQRFPFRDQQYNGQFTIITFEEYISIALDATRVVGIYPEIKNPVFINQQVKWPGGKRFEDKFVETLKKYGYKGSYLSKEWLAQPVFIQSFAPTSLIYASNLTALPKILLIDDITVPTQDTDQSYWEITSDKYFDYIRKYVVGIGPWKDTVVPVKDNYLQTPTDLVARAHSHNLQVHPYTYRNDNQSLHYNFHQDPYQEYEYWINKIGVDGLFTDFTGSLNNYQEWTSSFALNDSDDRASKLLHKIALMVTSYEKV; encoded by the exons ATGGAGAAAAGAAGGGTCAGCGCCATGGCCATGGCTTTCTCACCCT GCTTTTCCCCATTGGTATTTCTATTGCTCATTGTCGGGTGCACTGCAAGGCCCCTCTATCCACTCCCTAGTAAAGTAGCTGAGGGCACTAGAAAGCCGTTACAAACTTCTCGTCCATACAACATAGCACATCGAGGTTCAAATGGAGAGATTCCTGAAGAAACTGCTCCAGCATATATG AGAGCTATTGAAGAGGGTGCGGACTTCATTGAAACAGATATACTATCTTCCAAAGATGGCGTTCTTATATGCTTCCATGATGTTACACTCGATGCTACTACTGATATTTATCAACACAAAGAGTTCGCCAATCGTAAAAGGACCTATGAAGTCCAAGGGACAAACACCACTGGCTTTTTTACTG TTGATTTCACAATAAAAGAACTGAAGTCACTGCGGGTGAGACAGAGGTTTCCTTTTCGAGATCAACAATATAATG GACAATTTACCATTATTACTTTTGAAGAGTACATTTCGATTGCACTGGATGCTACCAGAGTTGTTGGAATATATCCAGAGATTAAGAATCCAGTATTTATTAACCAGCAA GTGAAATGGCCTGGTGGTAAGAGATTTGAAGACAAGTTTGTGGAGACACTCAAGAAGTATGGATACAAGGGTTCATATCTATCAAAAGAGTGGTTGGCACAACCTGTATTCATTCAGTCGTTTGCCCCTACATCACTTATATATGCCTCAAATCTGACAGCCTTGCCcaagattttattaattgatgATATTACTGTTCCAACTCAAGACACTGATCAG TCATACTGGGAAATTACTTCGGATAAGTACTTTGACTACATTAGGAAATATGTGGTGGGCATTGGACCTTGGAAGGATACTGTGGTTCCTGTTAAAGATAATTATTTGCAAACACCTACTGATCTTGTTGCTCGAGCACACTCTCATAACCTACAG GTGCACCCATACACATACCGAAATGACAACCAGTCCTTACACTATAACTTCCATCAAGACCCATATCAGGAGTATGAATATTGGATTAATAAGATAGGAGTTGATGGACTCTTTACGGACTTCACAGGCAGCCTCAATAATTATCAGGAATGGACCTCTTCTTTTGCTTTAAACGATAGTGATGATAGAGCTTCTAAGCTACTGCATAAAATTGCATTGATGGTCACTTCCTATGAAAAGGTATGA
- the LOC121236131 gene encoding replication protein A 70 kDa DNA-binding subunit B — translation MAISVTPKAVSTILSNPSPESSSDVPDLVVQVVDLKATGTSGNRFMFSASDGERKLRAILPSNMSTEVMSGNIQNLGLIRILDYTLNDIPNKPDKYLIVTKCEVVSPLLEMEIKTEVKLETEIKSECRSEGTGILLKPKQENEIKNEGPGILLKTKQEIVAKSAAQIVHEQRENMAPAARMSMTRRVFPLVSLNPYQGSWTIKVRVTSKGNMRTYKNARGEGCVFNVELTDEEGTQIQATMFNEAAKKFYDRFQLGKVYYISKGTLKLANKQFKTVKNDYEMTLNENSEVEEAGNEEAFVPETKFNFVQIDQLGPYVNANELVDIIGVVQNVSPTMSIRRKSNNETIPKRDITVADETKKTVVVSLWNEHATNLGQELLDIAEKSPIVAIKSLKVGDFQGVSLSAISRSIVLVDPDIPEAKKLRSWYDSEGKESSMASVSSGMSPSSRNGSRSMYSDRVSISHITKNPSLGEDKPVFFSIRGYISFIRPDQTMWYRACRTCSKKVTEALGSGYWCEGCQKNEEECSLRYIMVVKVSDGSGEAYFSTFNEEAEKIVGCSADELDKLKSQMEEENSYQLKLKQATWNPHLFRVSVAQHEYNNEKRQRITVRAVAPVDFAAESRFLLEEISKMRVPK, via the exons GTTTTCAGCTAGCGATGGAGAGAGGAAGCTAAGAGCGATACTGCCATCAAATATGAGTACTGAAGTGATGTCGGGAAATATTCAAAACCTGGGTCTAATCCGCATCCTCGATTATACTCTCAATGACATTCCAAATAAGCCTGATAA ATACCTAATTGTCACCAAATGCGAAGTGGTTTCTCCTTTGCTTGAAATGGAGATCAAAACTGAGGTCAAGCTAGAAACGGAGATCAAGTCCGAGTGCAGGAGCGAGGGAACTGGCATTTTGTTGAAACCAAagcaagaaaatgagataaaaaatgaaGGACCTGGCATTCTTTTGAAGACAAAGCAGGAGATCGTTGCGAAATCGGCTGCTCAGATAGTACACGAGCAACGTGAGAA TATGGCCCCAGCTGCACGGATGTCCATGACTCGAAGAGTTTTTCCTTTAGTATCCTTGAACCCATACCAAGGCAGTTGGACCATAAAGGTTCGTGTTACAAGCAAAGGGAATATGCGTACATATAAGAATGCTAGAGGAGAGGGCTGTGTCTTCAACGTGGAGTTAACAGATGAAGAA GGCACACAAATACAAGCAACAATGTTCAATGAAGCTGCAAAGAAATTCTATGACAGGTTTCAATTAGGGAAGGTTTATTACATTTCAAAGGGAACTCTAAAACTTGCCAACAAGCAGTTTAAGACAGTGAAAAATGATTATGAGATGACCTTGAATGAGAATTCAGAGGTAGAAGAGGCTGGCAATGAAGAAGCCTTTGTTCctgaaacaaaatttaattttgtccAGATCGATCAGTTAGGTCCTTATGTGAATGCTAACGAGCTTGTGG ATATTATTGGAGTTGTTCAAAATGTGTCTCCTACAATGAGCATTCGGAGGAAGAGTAACAATGAGACAATCCCAAAGCGTGATATTACTGTTGCTGATGAGAC GAAAAAGACAGTTGTGGTCTCCTTGTGGAACGAGCATGCAACTAACTTAGGGCAGGAATTGTTGGATATTGCTGAGAAATCTCCTATTGTTGCAATTAAATCCCTCAAAGTTGGGGACTTTCAAG GCGTATCTTTGTCAGCAATTAGCAGAAGTATAGTACTTGTAGATCCAGATATACCAGAAGCAAAGAAGTTGAGATCCTG GTATGATTCCGAGGGTAAAGAAAGTTCAATGGCTTCTGTCAGCTCTGGTATGAGCCCATCATCAAGGAACGGATCGAGGTCAATGTACTCGGACCGAGTCTCCATTTCTCATATCACCAAAAACCCATCCTTGGGCGAGGACAAG CCTGTGTTTTTCAGCATTAGAGGATATATCAGCTTCATCAGGCCTGATCAAACGATGTGGTACCGTGCTTGCAGAACTTGCAGCAAAAAAGTGACAGAGGCTTTGGGGTCTGGGTATTGGTGCGAAGGGTGCCAGAAAAATGAGGAAGAGTGCAGCTTAAG gTACATAATGGTGGTCAAAGTTTCTGATGGGAGTGGTGAAGCATATTTCTCTACTTTTAATGAAGAAGCAGAGAAAATTGTTGGGTGCTCTGCTGATGAACTTGATAAGCTGAAATCCCAG ATGGAAGAAGAGAATTCAtaccaactgaaactgaaacaaGCTACATGGAATCCTCATCTTTTCCGGGTTAGTGTTGCTCAGCATGAGTACAACAACGAAAAGAGGCAGAGGATCACAGTCAGGGCTGTGGCTCCAGTTGATTTTGCTGCTGAATCAAGATTTTTACTGGAAGAGATATCCAAGATGAGAGTTCCTAAATAG